In Paenibacillus sp. J23TS9, a single genomic region encodes these proteins:
- a CDS encoding ketopantoate reductase family protein translates to MPAKQERILIFGAGVIGSMYAIKLIEAGFDVSLFAQSNRFKSLRENGLQYIEKGTVRSIQVNVLDTLENDDVYDFIFVTVRYDRSESALLALKDNQSKNIVTMTSNSIGFSSWLDIVGERLLPAFPGFGGQIKDGVLHARFLPKMIAATAFGEMNGVVTERIENLAELFATAKLPYVIKKDMQAYLITHSVSDIAMLSVLHAENKIIDKKTARTRKTARKITVTLKTYLRAIQKAGVSIDPPMLKMVLKFPNLFLDLFFMAWLRTKMVRDMMLPDYANSANNEMVQLSNDLSKFLSQNDITSEIHV, encoded by the coding sequence ATGCCGGCAAAACAAGAACGAATTTTAATTTTTGGTGCAGGTGTCATCGGGAGCATGTACGCAATTAAGCTTATTGAAGCAGGGTTTGACGTTAGCCTGTTTGCACAATCTAATAGATTTAAATCATTAAGAGAAAATGGCCTGCAATATATAGAAAAAGGTACAGTTAGATCGATACAAGTGAATGTCCTTGATACGCTCGAAAATGATGATGTATACGATTTTATTTTTGTTACCGTTCGTTATGATCGGTCCGAATCAGCGTTGTTAGCGCTAAAAGATAATCAGAGCAAAAATATAGTTACGATGACTAGTAATTCAATTGGATTTTCTTCGTGGCTGGATATCGTAGGGGAAAGACTTTTACCAGCTTTTCCCGGCTTCGGCGGACAGATTAAAGATGGAGTATTGCATGCTCGATTTCTACCAAAGATGATAGCGGCAACTGCATTTGGAGAAATGAATGGTGTAGTTACAGAACGCATAGAAAATCTCGCAGAATTATTTGCAACAGCAAAGCTTCCCTACGTTATTAAAAAGGATATGCAAGCGTATCTGATCACACATTCCGTATCAGACATTGCCATGTTGAGCGTTTTGCATGCTGAGAATAAGATCATTGACAAAAAAACAGCCAGAACCAGAAAGACGGCACGCAAAATAACAGTCACTTTAAAAACGTATCTAAGGGCAATACAAAAAGCTGGCGTTTCAATTGATCCACCCATGCTTAAAATGGTGCTTAAATTTCCAAACTTATTTTTGGATCTTTTCTTTATGGCATGGCTACGAACTAAAATGGTTAGGGATATGATGTTGCCGGATTATGCGAATAGTGCTAACAATGAGATGGTGCAACTGAGTAATGATTTATCGAAATTTTTAAGTCAAAATGATATCACATCGGAAATACATGTTTAG
- a CDS encoding TetR/AcrR family transcriptional regulator, with translation MKKQPQITEKTRQKFVEVFCELYSQKPIEKISVQEIANKSGYNRSTFYQYFTDIYELLESVENNLLNEIEKELANKDISMHTVQDTLYCLDKREHLLVLNALLGDYGSARFLKRLKKEITLDQLAINVPPNHSLTPYLIEFYLTTSLSLFRLWLQRQKDLSSEEFFKLVENLYSRGISPYFKE, from the coding sequence ATGAAGAAGCAACCCCAAATAACGGAGAAAACAAGACAAAAGTTTGTTGAAGTTTTTTGTGAGTTATATAGCCAAAAGCCTATTGAGAAAATTTCGGTTCAGGAAATTGCGAATAAGTCAGGATATAACCGCAGCACCTTTTATCAATACTTTACTGACATTTACGAATTGTTAGAATCTGTTGAAAATAACCTATTGAATGAAATTGAAAAAGAATTGGCGAATAAAGACATCTCGATGCATACAGTTCAAGATACGCTCTATTGTCTGGACAAAAGAGAACATCTCCTGGTTCTAAATGCCCTTTTGGGTGATTATGGAAGTGCCCGTTTTTTAAAACGCTTAAAAAAAGAAATCACTTTGGATCAATTAGCAATAAACGTTCCGCCAAACCATTCCTTAACGCCATACTTGATTGAGTTTTACCTGACAACATCCCTTTCTTTATTTCGTCTTTGGCTCCAGCGTCAAAAGGATTTATCGTCAGAAGAATTTTTCAAGTTAGTGGAGAACCTATATTCAAGAGGGATCTCGCCCTATTTTAAAGAATGA
- a CDS encoding GNAT family N-acetyltransferase codes for MNNEVILRDVNKDDLPIFFEQQLDKASNYMAAFTAKDPTDKIAFMSHWQKILDDDRIIKKTVLFNDQVAGHVSSFEQFGEPEVSYWIGREYWGRGVATRSLSQLLDYVNIRPLFARAVKDNIASIIWIGFE; via the coding sequence ATGAATAACGAAGTGATATTACGAGACGTGAATAAAGATGATTTGCCGATATTTTTTGAGCAACAATTGGACAAGGCTTCCAACTATATGGCTGCCTTTACTGCCAAAGATCCAACGGACAAGATTGCCTTTATGTCTCATTGGCAAAAGATATTAGACGACGATCGGATTATAAAAAAGACCGTACTCTTTAACGATCAAGTGGCGGGACATGTTTCGAGTTTTGAACAGTTCGGTGAACCAGAAGTCAGCTACTGGATCGGACGAGAGTATTGGGGAAGAGGTGTTGCAACTAGATCACTTTCTCAACTTCTTGACTATGTAAATATTCGTCCCTTATTTGCTCGTGCAGTGAAAGATAACATAGCTTCTATTATATGGATTGGGTTTGAATGA
- a CDS encoding DUF3600 domain-containing protein: protein MSLDERLRTAFKEETEEWTAPAELKEKILNQVARNQGGRRMKKWVVTCILAASLLIPAGAFAGYSYLSDSIYGSQENIAEYGVIPQQYDELEAKLQSAKQILSGEEFTKFMSLLKELGPLNVKMADTNGEFNLEKLSAGEQKNYKRLLTELEPYFHKLKNVHPTKSIAKPLYSSVFWKEQLHEAKQILSKEEFNEFQILINELKTYDEKTLDPDGRVHLERLTKEDQTNIEQVVQQLQPFLKKLGISIKPRT from the coding sequence ATGAGTCTCGATGAAAGGTTGAGAACTGCTTTTAAGGAAGAAACCGAAGAATGGACAGCACCAGCGGAGCTCAAGGAAAAAATACTAAACCAAGTTGCACGCAATCAAGGAGGAAGACGAATGAAAAAATGGGTCGTGACATGTATTTTGGCTGCTTCATTATTAATACCTGCGGGTGCCTTTGCCGGGTATAGCTATTTATCTGATTCCATCTATGGTTCGCAAGAAAATATCGCTGAGTATGGAGTCATTCCACAGCAATATGATGAGCTGGAGGCAAAGCTGCAGAGCGCCAAGCAAATCCTAAGTGGGGAGGAGTTCACAAAATTCATGTCCTTGCTTAAAGAATTGGGTCCCCTTAATGTGAAAATGGCTGATACGAACGGGGAATTTAATTTGGAAAAATTGAGCGCAGGGGAGCAAAAAAACTATAAAAGGTTATTAACTGAGTTAGAGCCCTATTTTCACAAATTAAAGAATGTTCATCCAACGAAGAGCATAGCTAAACCTTTATATAGCTCTGTTTTCTGGAAAGAACAGTTACATGAAGCAAAGCAAATACTCAGCAAAGAAGAATTCAATGAGTTTCAAATCTTAATCAATGAGTTGAAGACATATGACGAGAAAACGCTTGATCCGGATGGTAGGGTTCATCTAGAACGGCTTACAAAGGAAGATCAGACAAATATAGAGCAAGTGGTACAGCAGCTGCAGCCCTTCTTAAAAAAGCTGGGCATTTCAATTAAGCCGAGAACTTGA
- a CDS encoding sigma-70 family RNA polymerase sigma factor — translation MNHSSEYTRLIALSLDGSLNAFGELYEATINDVYKTVYFFIRESSDAEDVIQEIYIQVYRSLEKFDVSRPFRPWLMGVVMRQIQAHRRKNWTHIRTLKKAEQIDQAVVYDFSSEVVNKVSNRSLLASVDRLPYKLKQVVILHYLNDYTQEEIAATLDIPLGTVKSRIHSALQKMRKKQKINILGIGKVEDLNESR, via the coding sequence ATGAACCATTCATCTGAATATACAAGGCTCATTGCGCTTTCGCTGGACGGGAGCCTGAATGCGTTTGGTGAATTATATGAAGCAACCATTAATGACGTTTACAAAACCGTTTATTTCTTCATTCGGGAATCATCCGATGCAGAGGATGTCATTCAGGAGATTTATATTCAAGTATATCGGTCTCTTGAAAAATTTGACGTAAGCAGGCCGTTTCGGCCTTGGTTAATGGGCGTGGTTATGCGGCAAATCCAGGCTCACCGAAGAAAGAATTGGACACATATACGAACTCTCAAAAAAGCTGAACAGATTGACCAGGCCGTGGTTTACGATTTCTCCAGTGAGGTGGTCAACAAAGTATCGAATCGATCGCTGCTTGCAAGCGTGGATCGACTTCCTTATAAGCTGAAGCAAGTCGTTATTCTCCATTATTTGAATGATTACACGCAAGAAGAGATTGCAGCCACATTAGATATCCCTCTCGGAACGGTAAAATCACGAATCCATTCTGCTCTGCAAAAGATGCGCAAAAAACAAAAAATTAACATTCTGGGGATAGGGAAGGTGGAGGACCTAAATGAGTCTCGATGA
- a CDS encoding stalk domain-containing protein — protein MKKKLTVLLTLAGILGTTTAVTAENLAEKVTGYLQKEVKVLVNGQDSKLTPVYINGEAYIPVRDAAAKLGYTLNYDKANKEIELDEAVDLIRASGVIVSVQAQEDGKYRIELLGSTWVILTVDKSTAIQNLDGTMLTPVDLKAGTQIDAEFGPAMATSFPGQAQAVSINVHADRAVKEDTIQAVKHTDDGWQVQLGDALILNAGKETRVMTSQGESVKWEDMKAGMKATAYYGPFETKSLPPQSPVFLIVVQGQAPVTDGLKMTPETAQEYRNLAWSQVNAQVAHITTKQDEAAVHIVSSKEVGVLPSTAEKKKLLEDVQAASGNVVTVTYNTDQDELLGPLIVVFDFNTKAFIGFNVRR, from the coding sequence ATGAAAAAGAAACTGACCGTATTATTAACCTTGGCTGGTATACTTGGCACAACGACTGCAGTTACAGCTGAAAATCTAGCGGAAAAGGTTACAGGATACTTACAAAAAGAAGTAAAGGTTCTTGTTAATGGACAAGACAGCAAGCTTACTCCTGTCTATATCAATGGAGAAGCTTATATTCCGGTTCGGGATGCTGCGGCTAAGCTTGGATATACTTTAAATTACGATAAAGCAAACAAAGAAATCGAGCTCGACGAAGCGGTTGACCTGATTCGAGCTTCCGGTGTGATCGTAAGCGTGCAGGCTCAAGAAGACGGGAAATACCGTATCGAGCTGCTCGGCAGCACATGGGTCATTTTGACGGTAGACAAATCGACAGCTATTCAAAATCTAGACGGCACCATGCTAACCCCTGTCGATTTGAAAGCCGGAACGCAAATCGATGCAGAGTTCGGACCAGCCATGGCAACGAGTTTTCCGGGTCAGGCGCAAGCCGTAAGTATTAACGTCCATGCAGACCGTGCGGTCAAAGAAGATACGATCCAAGCCGTGAAACATACGGATGACGGCTGGCAGGTTCAATTGGGCGACGCTTTGATCCTGAACGCAGGCAAAGAAACGCGTGTTATGACGTCCCAAGGCGAGTCCGTGAAGTGGGAGGATATGAAGGCCGGAATGAAAGCCACCGCCTACTACGGTCCATTTGAGACGAAAAGCCTTCCTCCGCAAAGCCCCGTATTCCTAATCGTAGTTCAGGGTCAAGCCCCTGTTACGGACGGACTGAAAATGACGCCAGAGACCGCGCAGGAATACCGCAACTTGGCATGGTCGCAAGTGAATGCGCAAGTTGCCCATATTACAACGAAGCAAGACGAAGCCGCAGTCCACATTGTCTCTTCCAAAGAAGTTGGCGTATTGCCTTCGACTGCCGAGAAGAAGAAATTACTTGAAGACGTTCAGGCTGCAAGCGGTAATGTGGTGACGGTTACTTACAACACGGACCAAGACGAGCTGCTTGGTCCATTGATAGTCGTGTTCGATTTCAACACCAAAGCTTTTATCGGCTTCAATGTTAGAAGATAA
- a CDS encoding YpdA family putative bacillithiol disulfide reductase: MYDVVIIGGGPCGLATGLALQEKGISYVIVEKDAIVNSIVNCPLDMRFYSTSDRLEIGNIPFLSQEVRPTRTELLKYYRLVTERQSIHIKCFQKVKSISKNTNSFTVHAVDRIGTTIPYQARMIVLATGIFDHPKRIGVEGEDMSKVMHYYKEGHSFHGQDVTVVGGKNSAVEAAIDLYRNGARVTLVHRGDTVYKGIKPSLLLDIRNFIEKEKIKFYPNSSVEKILDTTVCLNTPEGLVTISNDYVFSLIGYQPDTTMLQSIGIEIDSSTLVPSFNPETYESNVENAFLAGVVTGGTTNRVYIEDGRFHGILIAEEIERRLNWEKQTLAK, encoded by the coding sequence ATGTATGATGTTGTCATTATAGGTGGAGGACCTTGCGGCTTAGCTACTGGCCTTGCTCTTCAAGAAAAGGGAATCAGCTATGTAATTGTTGAAAAGGATGCGATTGTGAACTCAATTGTTAATTGCCCATTAGATATGCGGTTTTATAGTACTTCAGACCGTCTGGAAATTGGTAATATCCCCTTCCTATCACAAGAAGTAAGGCCTACACGAACGGAGCTTTTAAAATATTATCGTCTTGTTACTGAACGACAAAGTATTCATATTAAATGCTTTCAAAAGGTTAAAAGTATTTCGAAGAATACTAATTCATTTACAGTTCATGCTGTAGATCGTATCGGAACAACAATTCCCTATCAAGCTCGTATGATTGTTTTGGCTACAGGGATCTTTGATCATCCGAAAAGGATCGGTGTTGAAGGAGAAGATATGTCGAAGGTTATGCACTATTATAAAGAGGGGCATTCTTTTCATGGACAAGACGTAACCGTGGTAGGAGGCAAAAACTCTGCTGTCGAAGCAGCTATCGACCTTTATCGTAACGGGGCACGCGTAACACTTGTCCATCGTGGAGACACTGTTTACAAAGGAATTAAACCATCTTTACTTTTAGATATACGAAATTTCATCGAAAAGGAAAAAATTAAATTTTATCCCAATTCCAGTGTGGAGAAGATACTTGATACTACAGTTTGTTTAAATACACCGGAAGGGTTGGTTACGATCTCAAATGACTATGTATTTTCACTAATTGGATATCAACCCGATACAACAATGCTACAAAGCATTGGGATAGAGATTGATTCTTCAACATTGGTACCTTCCTTTAATCCAGAAACGTATGAATCGAACGTTGAAAACGCCTTTCTTGCAGGTGTTGTAACTGGAGGCACTACAAATCGTGTTTATATCGAAGATGGACGATTCCATGGAATACTAATAGCTGAAGAAATTGAGCGACGCCTTAATTGGGAAAAACAGACACTTGCTAAATAG
- a CDS encoding TetR/AcrR family transcriptional regulator, with protein MSANPTTSEKILLATINLMAEKGYDSTTTKEIALAAGVNEVTLFRHFGTKEKLLEAAFSRFHYGNEMTRVFNEGLKGHLHEDLLTVSRTYHNIMNRNSKLISIALKGSSTLPDSVLQEASRNPKQLKNLLADYLTTMSSEGKVVSSNPEIQALSFMWMNYGAFISRLNAKEAVSEETLDEFIEESVSVFTKALSP; from the coding sequence ATGAGTGCTAATCCGACTACAAGCGAAAAAATATTGCTGGCAACCATCAACCTTATGGCAGAAAAAGGATATGACAGCACAACAACCAAAGAAATCGCGTTAGCTGCCGGAGTGAACGAAGTCACTTTATTTCGGCATTTTGGAACGAAAGAAAAACTGCTTGAGGCCGCCTTTAGCCGATTCCACTATGGTAATGAGATGACTAGGGTTTTTAACGAGGGTCTTAAAGGACATCTGCATGAGGATCTGCTAACAGTGAGTCGAACGTATCATAACATCATGAACCGAAACAGTAAACTAATATCCATCGCGCTTAAAGGAAGTAGTACTCTACCTGATTCTGTTCTACAAGAGGCTTCGCGCAATCCGAAACAATTGAAAAATTTGCTCGCTGATTATCTAACTACAATGTCATCAGAAGGCAAAGTGGTCTCCTCAAATCCTGAAATCCAAGCATTATCGTTTATGTGGATGAATTACGGGGCTTTCATCAGTAGACTAAATGCCAAAGAAGCGGTCTCGGAAGAAACACTTGACGAATTTATTGAAGAAAGCGTTAGCGTATTTACGAAAGCACTTAGCCCTTAG
- a CDS encoding haloalkane dehalogenase, whose protein sequence is MIMPSFPYEKKRQRVLGLEMAYVDEGSGDPIVFLHGNPTSSYLWREILPYAREFGRCIAPDLIGMGDSEKIPHSGTDSYTFVENRRYLDALLDQIGVHQHVTFVVHDWGSALGFDWAYRHPKAVKGIAYMEGIIKPRSWSELPERGRKIFQALRSEEGEQMVLEHNSFIETNLPIGILRKLTEKEMTEYRRPFSLPGEGRRPTLTWPRQLPFDGDPADVTDIVTTYGEWLARSSVPKLFVNCDPGTMPISHVEFCRTWSMQTEITVRGLHYPQEDSPHEIGEALAAWLKDLI, encoded by the coding sequence ATGATCATGCCGTCTTTTCCCTACGAAAAAAAGCGTCAACGAGTACTTGGCCTAGAAATGGCCTATGTAGATGAAGGAAGTGGAGATCCGATTGTCTTCCTACATGGCAACCCTACTTCCTCTTATCTCTGGCGTGAAATTCTTCCTTATGCTCGAGAGTTTGGCCGTTGTATTGCACCTGATCTCATAGGTATGGGTGATTCGGAGAAAATTCCCCATAGTGGTACCGACTCTTACACCTTTGTAGAGAATCGTCGTTATCTCGATGCCCTGTTGGATCAGATTGGTGTTCACCAGCATGTTACTTTTGTGGTGCACGATTGGGGATCGGCACTGGGATTTGATTGGGCCTACCGTCATCCAAAGGCCGTTAAAGGGATCGCATACATGGAGGGAATCATAAAACCTCGTAGTTGGAGCGAGCTTCCGGAACGGGGGCGGAAAATTTTCCAGGCATTACGATCAGAGGAAGGTGAACAGATGGTGTTAGAACACAACTCGTTCATCGAGACTAACCTTCCAATCGGCATTCTGCGTAAGTTGACTGAGAAAGAGATGACTGAATATCGTAGGCCGTTCTCGCTGCCTGGTGAAGGCCGCCGCCCGACGTTAACCTGGCCGCGGCAACTTCCGTTTGATGGGGATCCCGCTGATGTGACTGACATTGTTACCACGTACGGAGAGTGGTTGGCACGGAGCTCCGTCCCGAAACTCTTCGTCAATTGTGATCCAGGTACTATGCCAATTTCTCATGTTGAGTTTTGCCGTACCTGGTCAATGCAAACAGAGATCACCGTCCGTGGACTTCATTATCCCCAGGAAGATTCGCCTCATGAAATTGGCGAGGCGCTTGCTGCCTGGTTAAAGGATCTAATCTAG
- a CDS encoding sugar MFS transporter: MSADQKASTAAYIITSFAFLFTIGRFLGGFIILKLGDRRTLVAFSLFALLSLILGRILVTNTSYLMMLFGLAMSVLFPTAQGIASKLTKQTGSLQGVIYVASGLGGAVVGLLIGQVSDAFGIQNGFNMLFVFTAIITVLALLIKTPKQEQA, translated from the coding sequence ATGTCTGCCGATCAAAAGGCTTCAACGGCAGCTTATATCATTACCAGCTTCGCATTCCTCTTTACGATCGGCCGCTTTCTTGGAGGATTTATCATCCTCAAACTTGGTGACCGCCGGACATTGGTCGCGTTCTCGCTGTTTGCCCTGCTGTCACTGATCCTTGGCCGTATTCTGGTCACTAACACCAGCTACCTGATGATGCTCTTCGGACTTGCCATGTCGGTATTGTTCCCTACTGCACAGGGCATTGCATCCAAGCTCACGAAGCAGACCGGCTCCCTGCAAGGCGTTATTTATGTCGCATCCGGTCTCGGCGGCGCAGTTGTTGGACTTTTGATCGGCCAGGTATCCGACGCTTTTGGCATACAAAACGGGTTTAATATGCTCTTTGTCTTCACAGCGATCATTACCGTTTTGGCCCTCCTGATCAAAACGCCTAAACAGGAACAGGCCTGA
- a CDS encoding MFS transporter: MSEGKIWTKNFVIVCLSSFFMFLTFYVTATAFPLYVGDHLSGNVQQMGLVITIYVVGGVLIRPFSGFWVDRFGNKKMALIGLGIFLLACICYFGASGIALFLVIRFLHGMSYAVASTATSTIAASLIPNTRKGEGMGYYSMFMSIAMVIGPAFGLLLWQDKNGMLLLSVITVIAFLSLLFVLPIKDQDTSIKSKPTAAKSSFSLREIFELKALPISIVGFVLAFSYSPIAGFIAPFANEIHQSKVASTFFIVFAVMIVVFRPLVGKIFDKFNEHVLFYPGFILFGLGLLLLSQSHTGSMVLLSGAFMGIGYGALFPCIQALAMKLSPMHRTGAANGTFFLLFDLGYGAGSYVMGLISSHSNYRTMFAAAGIVALAAIILYYFIHHKRQSAVKTIRKTASEAVE; the protein is encoded by the coding sequence ATGTCAGAAGGTAAGATATGGACCAAAAATTTTGTGATTGTTTGTTTGAGCAGTTTTTTTATGTTCCTGACTTTTTATGTGACGGCCACGGCCTTCCCTTTATATGTGGGAGATCATTTAAGCGGCAATGTACAGCAGATGGGTCTGGTGATCACGATTTATGTGGTTGGAGGCGTCTTAATCAGGCCGTTTTCCGGATTCTGGGTGGATCGTTTCGGTAACAAGAAGATGGCGCTGATCGGGCTTGGCATATTTTTGCTTGCCTGCATCTGCTATTTCGGGGCAAGTGGAATCGCATTATTCCTAGTGATTCGTTTTCTTCACGGCATGAGTTATGCGGTTGCATCGACAGCGACAAGCACGATTGCTGCTTCACTGATTCCCAATACCCGAAAAGGGGAGGGAATGGGTTATTACAGCATGTTTATGAGCATTGCCATGGTTATCGGACCGGCATTCGGCCTGTTATTGTGGCAGGATAAAAACGGAATGCTGCTACTGTCTGTTATTACCGTGATCGCGTTTCTGTCCCTGCTGTTTGTGCTACCGATCAAAGACCAAGATACATCGATTAAATCCAAACCAACCGCTGCGAAAAGTAGCTTCAGCCTGCGAGAGATCTTCGAACTGAAAGCTCTGCCCATTTCAATCGTGGGATTTGTATTAGCTTTCTCATACAGCCCGATTGCCGGATTTATTGCGCCGTTCGCCAATGAAATTCACCAATCCAAAGTGGCCAGCACGTTTTTTATCGTGTTTGCTGTGATGATTGTGGTTTTCAGACCGCTGGTAGGCAAAATATTCGATAAATTTAACGAGCATGTTTTGTTTTATCCCGGATTTATTTTATTCGGATTGGGCCTGCTTCTATTGAGTCAATCCCACACGGGAAGCATGGTGCTGTTATCGGGTGCTTTCATGGGAATCGGATATGGTGCTCTTTTTCCTTGTATCCAGGCGCTCGCCATGAAGCTGTCTCCTATGCATCGAACGGGCGCAGCCAACGGCACGTTCTTTTTATTGTTCGATCTGGGATATGGGGCAGGCTCGTATGTCATGGGCTTGATTAGCTCTCATTCCAATTACCGCACGATGTTTGCGGCTGCCGGCATCGTCGCATTGGCAGCCATCATCCTGTACTATTTTATCCATCATAAACGGCAGTCCGCTGTAAAGACGATTCGCAAAACGGCTTCAGAAGCCGTAGAGTAA
- a CDS encoding LysR family transcriptional regulator, producing the protein MMEFLQLKYFQAIAQQENMTKASHLLNVSQPSLSNSIQRLEKNLGVPLFDRHGRQLKLNAYGKVYLGKVEEAFRALEEGETEIKEMAGLYRGQLRICMMLPHILPTLLKEFLARHPHVRISQRQPSTTLEMRKELEKSNMDFCLSTYPITGPDIEWLTLVEEEMRLTVPKNHPLAVRESVHLSEVADEPIISVPVSSTFREITDEYCRQAGFEPNIAFELEETSAIQTLVEMGLGVTLTLPLSLGTRALNKETVQIKIVDPKCIRTFGIAWNRKHYMSQAAVHFLDFVKEFFAHYK; encoded by the coding sequence ATGATGGAGTTTCTGCAATTGAAATATTTCCAGGCGATCGCCCAGCAGGAAAACATGACGAAAGCATCCCACCTGTTAAATGTCTCTCAACCTTCGCTCAGCAACTCGATCCAAAGGCTGGAAAAGAATCTGGGCGTCCCCCTCTTTGACCGTCATGGCAGACAGCTTAAATTAAATGCTTATGGAAAAGTATATCTGGGTAAAGTGGAAGAGGCTTTTAGGGCATTAGAAGAAGGAGAAACGGAAATCAAAGAGATGGCGGGGTTATACCGGGGGCAGTTAAGGATTTGCATGATGCTCCCCCATATTTTGCCGACACTCCTAAAGGAATTCTTGGCCCGGCATCCCCATGTTCGGATATCGCAGCGCCAACCGAGCACCACGCTGGAAATGAGAAAGGAACTGGAAAAATCGAATATGGACTTTTGCTTGTCCACCTACCCCATTACCGGTCCCGACATTGAATGGTTGACTTTAGTGGAAGAGGAAATGCGATTAACCGTGCCCAAGAATCATCCATTGGCCGTAAGAGAAAGCGTTCATTTGAGTGAAGTGGCTGACGAACCCATTATTTCCGTTCCCGTCAGCTCGACTTTCCGTGAAATCACGGACGAATATTGCCGTCAGGCAGGCTTTGAGCCGAATATTGCTTTTGAATTGGAAGAAACGAGTGCTATCCAAACCCTGGTCGAAATGGGACTCGGCGTCACGTTGACGCTTCCGCTATCGTTAGGAACCAGAGCCTTGAACAAGGAGACCGTACAGATCAAAATCGTTGATCCGAAGTGCATAAGAACATTCGGCATCGCTTGGAATCGGAAGCATTATATGTCGCAGGCAGCCGTTCATTTTCTGGATTTTGTGAAAGAATTTTTTGCGCACTACAAGTGA
- a CDS encoding EVE domain-containing protein — protein sequence MRIDEISIESRFWVGVVSASHVKRGEQGGFAQLCHGKSAPLRKMRAGDWLIYYSPRTDMTKGEPLQAFTAIGKVADDQVYEYLMSETFVPFRRNISYIPCHEVKIRDLLDQLSFTRGNRNWGYAFRYGQFEISREDFMIIACAMLQ from the coding sequence ATGCGTATAGATGAGATAAGCATAGAAAGCCGCTTCTGGGTTGGTGTCGTATCCGCATCCCACGTAAAGCGGGGAGAGCAGGGGGGATTCGCCCAGCTCTGTCATGGTAAGTCAGCACCTTTACGTAAGATGAGAGCAGGCGATTGGTTGATCTACTATTCTCCGCGTACAGATATGACGAAAGGGGAACCGCTTCAAGCATTCACCGCGATCGGAAAAGTGGCTGATGACCAAGTATATGAATATCTGATGTCCGAAACGTTTGTGCCATTCCGCAGAAATATCAGCTATATTCCATGCCACGAAGTCAAGATCAGGGATCTATTGGACCAACTAAGCTTCACGCGCGGGAACCGAAACTGGGGCTACGCCTTTCGCTACGGGCAGTTTGAAATCAGCCGGGAGGACTTTATGATCATTGCCTGTGCGATGCTCCAATGA